Proteins from a genomic interval of Hippocampus zosterae strain Florida chromosome 14, ASM2543408v3, whole genome shotgun sequence:
- the mboat2a gene encoding lysophospholipid acyltransferase 2 isoform X3: MAVWFRLYLHPSKTSPFVRHVVATLLGFYLALFCFGWYSLHFLVQSGLSYSVIVFAGLEHMHKYCFIVTLGYLIVCQITRVYVFDYGMYSADFTGPMMVITQKITSLAFEIHDGLTKREGQLTQSQKYFAIRRMPSLLEYLSYNCNFMGILAGPTCAYNDYVAFIEGTCYQPRHQENANGKENGKHKQSEPSPKGDVISKLCTCAISLAIYLSLCKLIPVERSVDEDFINNTPFYLQVVYLYLAMLALRPKYYFVWTLADAINNAAGFGFNGYNKDGSPRWDLISNLRILDIEFATSFKLFLDNWNIQTSLWLKRVCYERCPINPTAATFLLSAMWHGVYPGYYLTFLTGIGMTMAARAVRYNIRPHFQVSETYRRIYDVITWAWTQVAISYTVVPFVLLAVWPSLKFYRSWYFGLHLLCLLVVLALPVRSRRREAKDQQESTQTNDCSQKG; this comes from the exons ATGGCCGTGTGGTTCCGTCTCTACCTCCACCCTAGTAAGACCAGTCCCTTCGTCAGACATGTTGTGGCCACTCTGCTGGGTTTCTATTTGGCTCTCTTCTGCTTTGGCTG GTATTCCCTCCATTTCCTGGTGCAGAGCGGTTTGTCCTACAGCGTGATCGTCTTCGCCGGCCTGGAGCACATGCACAA GTACTGCTTCATCGTGACTCTCGGCTATTTGATTGTGTGTCAGATCACACGTGTTTACGTGTTTGATTACGGCATGTACTCGGCAGACTTTACCGG gcCCATGATGGTGATAACACAGAAGATTACGAGCCTGGCATTCGAAATACATGATG GTTTGACCAAGCGAGAGGGACAACtgactcaaagtcagaaatacTTTGCTATCAG GAGAATGCCCAGCCTGCTAGAGTACCTCAGCTACAACTGCAACTTCATGGGCATCTTGGCCGGACCCACGTGCGCCTACAACGACTACGTGGCTTTCATCGAGGGCACATGTTACCAACCGCGTCACCAGGAAAATGCCAATGGCAAGGAGAATGGCAAGCACAAGCAGAGTGAACCTTCGCCCAAG GGTGATGTCATCTCCAAGCTGTGTACTTGTGCCATCTCTCTGGCCATCTACTTGTCGCTGTGCAAGCTGATCCCAGTGGAGCGCTCTgtagatgaagatttcattaaCAACACACCCTTCTACCTTCAAGTGGTCTACCTGTACCTGGCCATGCTGGCGCTCAGACCAAAGTACTACTTCGTCTGGACACTTG CTGATGCCATCAACAATGCGGCAGGATTTGGCTTCAATGGCTACAACAAGGATGGCTCCCCGCGGTGGGACCTGATTTCCAACCTCAGAATACTGGACATTGAG TTTGCCACCAGTTTCAAGCTTTTCCTTGACAACTGGAATATTCAAACATCTCTTTGGCTCAAGAG GGTGTGTTATGAGCGCTGTCCCATCAACCCCACTGCCGCCACCTTCCTGCTCTCAGCAATGTGGCACGGCGTGTACCCGGGCTACTACCTGACATTCCTCACTGGCATCGGCATGACGATGGCGGCACGTGCT GTTAGGTACAACATCAGACCTCACTTCCAGGTCTCCGAAACATACAGGCGCATCTATGACGTCATCACGTGGGCATGGACTCAAGTTGCCATCAGTTACACAGTGGTGCCCTTTGTCCTCCTGGCTGTGTGGCCCTCGCTCAAGTTCTACAG GTCCTGGTACTTTGGCTTACATCTACTGTGTCTGCTGGTAGTCCTGGCCCTGCCGGTCCGATCGCGACGTCGCGAGGCCAAAGACCAACAGGAGAGCACGCAGACCAACGACTGTAGCCAGAAAGGCTAA